A genome region from Clostridium pasteurianum includes the following:
- a CDS encoding glycosyltransferase — protein MYTLTDDVGIFQHSKFSVPDPTEGYTTDDNVRALIVAGMLYEKYEDKKYLKLVNRYMSFLVNAQNSKGKFKNFMDYNRNFIEEEGSDDCFGRCIWALGYTASIKTMPDNIKNCCMLLLDAAVPNILNLRFLRSKAYCIIGIYYTLNIEQNKKYKISYASSKDKLISIVKKLSSDIMGAYDKNKDLNWNWFEGKLTYSNSIIPWALILSYEILKEDDVKKVAVQSLKFIDKIYFRKDYFKPIGCKGWLEKGKDAAEFDEQPIEAAEALLMYIAFYNILGEDIYLKRAEDCFKWYIGKNSKNICLIDEDSGGCFDGIEKDKINFNQGSESIISYCMAYLTLGDYMS, from the coding sequence TTGTATACACTGACAGATGATGTTGGAATATTTCAGCATTCTAAATTTAGTGTTCCTGATCCAACTGAAGGCTATACCACAGATGATAACGTGAGAGCACTTATAGTTGCTGGAATGCTTTATGAAAAATATGAGGATAAAAAATATTTGAAACTTGTAAATAGATATATGTCCTTTTTAGTTAATGCACAAAATTCAAAAGGCAAGTTTAAAAATTTTATGGACTACAATAGAAATTTTATTGAAGAAGAGGGATCTGATGACTGCTTTGGCAGATGTATATGGGCACTTGGATATACAGCATCAATAAAGACTATGCCTGATAACATAAAAAATTGCTGTATGCTTTTACTTGATGCAGCAGTTCCTAATATCTTAAATCTAAGATTTTTAAGATCTAAGGCATACTGTATTATTGGTATTTATTACACTTTGAACATAGAGCAGAACAAAAAATATAAAATTAGTTATGCAAGTAGTAAGGATAAATTGATTTCTATAGTTAAGAAATTAAGCAGTGATATAATGGGTGCCTATGACAAAAATAAGGATTTAAATTGGAACTGGTTTGAAGGAAAACTTACTTACAGCAATTCTATAATCCCATGGGCTTTAATATTATCATATGAGATTTTAAAGGAAGATGATGTAAAGAAGGTTGCTGTTCAAAGCTTAAAGTTTATAGATAAAATATATTTTAGAAAAGACTATTTTAAGCCAATAGGTTGTAAAGGGTGGCTTGAAAAAGGTAAGGATGCAGCAGAATTTGATGAACAGCCTATAGAAGCAGCAGAAGCACTTCTTATGTATATTGCATTTTATAATATTTTAGGTGAAGATATTTACTTAAAGAGGGCTGAAGATTGCTTTAAATGGTATATAGGTAAAAATTCAAAAAATATTTGCCTTATTGATGAGGATTCAGGAGGCTGCTTTGATGGTATAGAAAAAGACAAGATAAATTTTAATCAAGGATCTGAGAGTATAATTTCATACTGTATGGCATATCTTACATTAGGTGATTATATGAGCTAG
- a CDS encoding GAF domain-containing protein yields MFDISIFNEMSIEEKYENMLIMLKGLVEGNEEGSITKLCNASALINALIDKINWCGFYIAQGEELILGPFQGMPACTKIKYGEGVCGTAFKEKKVMIIKNVHEFKGHIACDAESNSEIVVPIIHNGRVCAVLDIDSAEIGRFTEIEEKYLMKCADIIERNINWVKGHLL; encoded by the coding sequence ATGTTTGATATAAGTATATTTAATGAAATGAGTATAGAAGAAAAGTATGAAAATATGTTAATTATGCTCAAAGGATTAGTAGAAGGTAATGAGGAAGGAAGCATAACAAAATTGTGTAATGCTTCTGCACTTATAAATGCTTTGATTGATAAAATTAATTGGTGCGGTTTTTATATTGCACAAGGAGAAGAATTAATACTTGGACCATTTCAGGGTATGCCTGCATGTACTAAAATAAAGTATGGTGAAGGAGTATGTGGTACTGCTTTTAAAGAAAAGAAAGTAATGATAATAAAAAATGTGCATGAATTTAAGGGACATATAGCATGTGATGCAGAGTCTAATTCCGAAATAGTAGTTCCAATTATACATAATGGTAGAGTTTGTGCTGTACTGGATATAGACAGTGCAGAAATAGGAAGGTTTACTGAAATTGAAGAGAAATATCTTATGAAATGTGCTGACATAATTGAACGAAATATAAATTGGGTAAAAGGTCATCTTCTATAG
- a CDS encoding type II secretion system F family protein, producing the protein MQEYKYKAINLQGKVIKGTLFCNSKNELIVELKSKKYFLIKYSTLKYIFINRNRKVTNKELYIFSKQMAYMMDSGFNICESLNILCDKFQKTMRKNIKLIEKEVENGNSLHKSMELCGDEIPHFFKNMIYIGEESGNLSGVFRNLADYYRSEWKIKEKIKNASTYPIVVFIFTIIVLMFLVSKVIPKFVDTLNSLGGKLPEITQIIMNISLFMRQNFPIIFIFIGLQYFILKKILKTKKVRIKVDRFKFKIPFIRKIYMNKITLRFSNVIFILLKSGIDIVKAMYIASEVLDNLYAEECVMKIVEGLKNGKSFRKGFENSDIFTKGAKSMFIMAEECGNMEEIMSNICELYSEEFKDDLKRIINLVEPCMIILLAIFVGTIIISSILPMINIMNSI; encoded by the coding sequence ATGCAAGAATATAAATATAAAGCTATAAATCTGCAGGGAAAAGTTATAAAGGGAACGCTATTTTGTAATAGTAAAAATGAACTTATTGTGGAACTTAAAAGTAAGAAATATTTTCTAATTAAGTATTCTACATTAAAATATATTTTTATTAATAGAAATAGGAAAGTAACCAATAAGGAATTATATATTTTTTCAAAGCAGATGGCATATATGATGGATTCAGGTTTTAATATATGCGAAAGTTTAAATATTCTTTGTGATAAATTTCAAAAAACTATGAGGAAAAACATAAAGCTTATAGAAAAAGAAGTGGAAAACGGTAATTCATTGCACAAGAGCATGGAATTATGCGGAGATGAAATTCCTCATTTTTTTAAGAATATGATATATATAGGCGAAGAGAGTGGAAATTTATCAGGGGTTTTCAGAAATTTAGCAGATTACTATAGATCAGAATGGAAGATTAAAGAAAAAATTAAAAATGCAAGCACATATCCTATAGTTGTATTCATATTTACAATAATAGTTTTAATGTTTTTAGTTTCAAAGGTTATTCCTAAGTTTGTTGATACATTAAATTCATTGGGTGGTAAATTGCCAGAGATAACTCAAATTATTATGAATATAAGTTTATTTATGAGACAGAATTTTCCCATAATTTTTATATTTATTGGTCTACAATATTTTATATTAAAAAAAATATTAAAAACGAAAAAAGTTAGAATAAAAGTAGATAGATTTAAATTTAAAATTCCATTTATAAGAAAAATATATATGAATAAAATAACTCTTAGATTTTCAAATGTAATTTTCATATTATTAAAAAGTGGTATAGATATAGTTAAGGCAATGTATATAGCTTCAGAAGTTTTAGATAATTTATATGCTGAAGAATGTGTAATGAAAATAGTAGAAGGTTTAAAAAATGGTAAAAGCTTTAGAAAAGGTTTTGAAAACTCAGATATTTTCACGAAAGGAGCAAAGAGCATGTTTATTATGGCAGAAGAGTGCGGCAATATGGAAGAAATCATGTCAAATATATGTGAATTGTACAGTGAAGAGTTTAAAGATGATTTAAAAAGGATAATTAATTTAGTAGAACCATGTATGATAATATTGCTTGCTATATTTGTAGGTACAATAATAATATCCTCTATATTGCCAATGATTAATATAATGAATTCTATATAA
- a CDS encoding prepilin-type N-terminal cleavage/methylation domain-containing protein, whose amino-acid sequence MKKKGFTLIELIISISIIAILGSILVPNISSYVAKAKDEKAKNIGALIFSSSMRSYMKEDKFDKDKVRNNISEDLNVRDAEVDVENPIDDNTLNVDFKCNNLKYEVEINGRKATYVFNKK is encoded by the coding sequence ATGAAAAAGAAGGGATTTACGCTTATTGAGCTTATAATTTCAATATCAATAATAGCTATACTAGGTTCTATACTTGTTCCTAATATTTCCTCCTATGTGGCAAAAGCTAAAGATGAGAAAGCAAAAAATATAGGAGCACTTATATTTTCAAGTTCTATGAGAAGTTATATGAAAGAAGATAAATTTGATAAAGATAAAGTTCGGAATAACATAAGTGAAGACTTGAATGTTAGAGATGCAGAGGTAGATGTTGAGAATCCAATTGATGATAATACGCTCAATGTGGATTTTAAATGTAATAATTTAAAATATGAGGTCGAGATAAATGGCAGGAAAGCTACATATGTTTTTAACAAAAAATAA
- a CDS encoding GspE/PulE family protein, producing the protein MTELKLVDLDECEINKKYFNCMDIKAVCSYKVFPFYLDDTKAYVASYSDLSIDIINDLKFLLKREIFIYKGNKNQIEKYINLYTSFECSKKAIKDIKSKESRQNDKNDSSENNDSPSVLLTASIIDLAITKRASDIHIEPFKDKAVVRIRIDGVLKKIMELPLNAYNSICIRIKIMAGMNIVIKKAAQDGRIHYKNKTGNYDFRVSTIPVIFGEKIVIRVLYKESNYLSFDNITGNRGNDIIKMLNKPNGILLLSGPTGSGKTTTLYSMISKINSEEKNIVTIEDPVEMIINGINQINVNEEAGITFSSGLKNILRQDPDIIMVGEIRDETTAEIAVRAAITGHLVLSTLHTNDSFSAVTRLCDMGVPKYLIADALNGVIAQRLLRTICPHCKEEYKPNSYERQILKLNSSDVLYRGKGCTKCDFSGYYGRTAVFEIMAINDEAKHIIAKTDGSEEIKKYFMDRGIKSLKSSGIDLVRKGATTFSEFKRVIYNI; encoded by the coding sequence GTGACAGAATTGAAATTAGTAGATTTAGATGAATGTGAAATTAATAAAAAATACTTCAATTGTATGGATATTAAGGCGGTTTGCAGCTATAAGGTATTTCCATTCTATCTTGATGACACCAAAGCCTATGTTGCCTCCTATAGTGATTTATCCATAGATATAATTAATGACTTAAAGTTTTTACTTAAGAGAGAAATTTTTATATATAAGGGAAATAAAAATCAAATAGAAAAATACATAAATTTATATACGAGCTTCGAATGCAGCAAGAAAGCAATAAAGGATATCAAAAGCAAGGAAAGTAGACAAAATGATAAGAATGATAGCAGCGAGAATAACGATTCGCCTTCAGTTCTTCTTACTGCTTCAATAATTGATTTAGCAATTACTAAGCGAGCTAGTGATATACATATAGAGCCTTTTAAAGATAAGGCTGTGGTTAGAATAAGAATAGATGGTGTTCTTAAAAAAATAATGGAATTACCTTTAAATGCTTATAATTCAATTTGTATAAGAATAAAGATAATGGCAGGAATGAACATTGTAATAAAAAAGGCAGCCCAGGATGGTAGAATACATTATAAAAATAAAACTGGAAATTATGATTTTAGAGTATCAACAATACCAGTGATTTTTGGAGAAAAAATTGTAATAAGAGTGCTCTATAAAGAAAGTAATTATCTTAGTTTTGATAATATAACAGGAAATAGGGGAAATGATATTATTAAAATGCTAAATAAGCCTAATGGAATTCTCCTTCTATCTGGTCCAACTGGAAGTGGAAAAACTACTACACTTTATTCTATGATTTCAAAGATTAATTCAGAAGAAAAAAATATAGTAACAATTGAGGATCCTGTTGAGATGATAATAAATGGAATAAATCAGATAAATGTTAATGAGGAAGCTGGAATTACATTTTCTTCAGGACTTAAAAACATATTGCGGCAGGATCCTGATATCATAATGGTTGGTGAAATAAGAGATGAAACTACAGCAGAAATTGCAGTAAGAGCAGCTATAACAGGGCATTTGGTGTTAAGCACCCTTCATACGAATGATTCATTTTCAGCAGTTACAAGACTTTGTGATATGGGAGTACCTAAGTATCTTATAGCAGATGCTTTAAATGGAGTTATAGCTCAAAGGTTATTGAGAACTATTTGTCCACATTGCAAAGAAGAATATAAGCCTAATTCTTATGAAAGGCAAATCTTAAAACTAAATTCAAGTGATGTCTTATATAGAGGTAAAGGTTGTACGAAATGTGATTTCTCAGGCTATTATGGAAGGACAGCTGTATTTGAAATCATGGCTATAAATGATGAAGCAAAACATATAATAGCTAAGACGGATGGCAGTGAAGAAATTAAGAAGTATTTTATGGACAGAGGAATTAAAAGTTTAAAAAGTAGTGGAATAGACCTCGTAAGGAAGGGTGCAACTACATTCAGTGAATTTAAGAGAGTTATTTATAATATTTAA